The sequence CTTGTCGTAGTTCTTGCCGCCGATCTCGATGTTCTCCATCGAGATCTTCTTCGCGCCGCCCGAGCCGACCCACACCGCGCCGGAGATGTTCGGGGTGTAGCCCACGAACCAGGCGTTGTGGCGGGAGTCCGTCGTACCGGTCTTGCCCGCGTTGTCGCGGTCGGTCAGGCCGGCCCGCTCACCGGTACCGGAGTCGACCACCCCGCGCAGCAGGGTGTTGACGGTGTCCGCCGTGGTCTGCGACATCGCCCGGTCGCACTTGGACTTCGGCACCGCGAGCGCCTTGCCGTGCGCGTCGGTGATCGACTCGATGGCGACCGGGGTGCAGTAGACCCCGCGGTTGGCGAAGGTGGCGTACGCGTTGGCCATCGTCAGGGGGGACAGCTCGGCGGAGCCGAGCGCGATGGACGGCGCCTCGGGCAGCTTGGTGCCGGCAGCCGGGACGACGCCGAGCTTCTGCGTCATCTCGATCACCGGGCAGAGCCCGATCTCGCCGATCATCTCGACGAAGTAGGTGTTGATGGACTTCTCCATCGCCGTCCTCAGCGCGTACGGACCGATCTCGTCCTCGGTCTCGTTCTCCGCCGTCGCGAGCTTCCCGTTCTCCGGCAGGTTCACCCACTGGCTGCCGTCGCACTTCGGGATCGGGCTCGGGTAGTCCATCTTGTTCGGCGCCCCGTACACCTTCGTGGGCGGCATGCCCCGCTCCAGCGCCGCGGCCGCGATGAACGGCTTGAAGGTGGAGCCGACCTGGAAGCCGAAGTTCGAGCCGCCCACCCGCTTGTCGACGGAGTAGTTGATCACCGTCTCGTTCTTCCCGAAGCCGTACGGCTTGGACTGACCCATCGCCAGTACCCGTCCGGTGCCCGGCTGGACCATGGTCACGGCCGTGGAGATCGAGTCCTCCTGGTAGACGTGGTCCTTGATCGACTCGTTCGCCGCGTCCTGCGACTGCGGGTCGAGGGTCGTGCGTACCGTCAGACCGCCCTGGTTCCAGACCTTCGCCCGCTCCTCGCGCGTCTTGCCGAAGGCCGCTTCGGTAAGGAAGGAGTTCTTCACGTAGTCACAGAAGAACCCGGCGCCCTTGACCGCGGTGATGCAGCCGTTCTTCGGCTTGGTCACCTTCAGGGTGACCGGCTTCGCCTTCGCCGCGTCCGCCTCCGCCTGCGAGACGTCCTTGATGTCGGCCATCCGCTGGAGGACGAGGTTGCGGCGCTTCATCGCCTCCTGCGTGTCGTTCACCGGGTCGTAGCGGCTCGGCGACTGCACGAGGCCCGCCAGCAGCGCGGACTCCTCCAGGGCCAGGTCCTTGGCCGGCTTGCTGAAGTAGCGCTGGGCCGCGGATTCGATTCCGTAGGCCTGCTGGCCGAAGAAGGTGATGTTGAGGTAGTTCTCGAGGATCTTCTTCTTCCCGAGCTCCTCCTCGACCTGGATCGCGTACTTGAGCTCGCGGATCTTGCGGCCGAGGCTCTTCTCCTGGGCCTCGCGGACCTTGGTCTCGTCGTCGCCGGCTTCCTCGACGAACACGTTCTTCACGTACTGCTGCGTGAGCGTGGAGGCGCCCTGTGCGGCGCCGCCCTCCTGCGCGTTGCGGTTGACCGCGCGCAGGATGCCCTTGAGGTCGACCGCGCCGTGCTCGTAGAAACGAGAGTCCTCGATCGCGACGATTGCCTTCTGCATGTACGGGGAGATCGCCGTGAGCGGGACCACCTGCCGGTCGCGTGAATAGACGGTGGCGATCAAGCCACCCTCCGCGTCCAGAATCGTGGTCCGCTGGCTCAGCGGCGGAGTCTTGAGATTGGCCGGGATCTCATCGAATCCCTCGACCGTGCCCTTGGCCGCCAGCCCCAGGGCGCCTGCGGCCGGAATCGCCATGCCGGCCAGCACAACTCCGGAGAGAACGGACACCCCGAGGAACTTGGCGGCCTGCTGGCTCCCCGTGAGCCCGCCGCCCGAGCGCTTCTTTCCCATGGAGGGCAGCCTACGTTCTCATTCGCCGGACACGCGCGAATGCCTTGGCCTAAGCTGTCCCCAACTGTCACAGCAGTGCGGTCCGACATCAACCCCGCGGCTTGATTTTCACCCTTCCCGAATGGGGTGGACTCATGTCCGAATCTCGCCGCCCGCTCTGACCGCACCATGCCGACGCCTTACCGATTCCATCCGAATTGCCGGAATGGTCGGGCATGTCGCCGGATCACTCCGTCGGGTGATCTGCCGCTTACCCATAGTCCGTTCGGACCATTCAAGATTGGGCCCGTCGGGGGTGTTGCGCCGTGCTCGCCTTCCGTAACGTCCTCAACTGGCAGCGGTGAATATGCCGCTACCGCCGTGGGGGAGCCTCGATTCGGGAGAGGACGGCGCCGGGATGGGCTGGGTTACCGACTGGAGTGCGCAGGCAGCCTGCCGCACTACCGATCCGGATGAACTGTTCGTACAAGGAGCAGCACAGAACAGGGCCAAGGCGGTGTGCACCGGTTGTCCGGTGCGGACCGAATGCCTGGCCGACGCGCTCGACAATCGTGTCGAGTTCGGTGTGTGGGGCGGAATGACCGAGCGGGAACGACGTGCGCTGCTGCGCCGGCGTCCCACCGTCACCTCGTGGCGACGGCTGCTCGAAACCGCCCGCACGGAGTACGAGCGCAGTACGGGCATCCTCACCATGGATGCCGACACGGAGGTCGACGTTCCGTACGAGACGTACGCGGCAGCCGGGTAACCACCCGCGCGCCACGTCGTACGAAACGCCTACGCTCCGGCCGGAACCCCGGCCGCGAGTCGTTCTCCGATGGCCCGAAGCCCGGCGAGGTCGTGCACATCGCCGGGCAGGGCGGCCACCGCGGCCACCGCCACTTCGGGATGCAGTGAGGTGAAGCGGTCGCGGGTGCGCTGCTCACGCGCGATCACCTGCATCCGTTCCGCGTGCAGGCGAAGCAGTCCTGCCGTGATCGCGTCCACCGCGGTCTCGTTCAGCGCGGTCTCGTTCAGCGTGATCTCGTCCAAAGTGATCTCGTCCACGTCGGCCGTGAGGCCTTCCGTGCTGGGGGAGCCGGTCTCGGGGGAGCCCGCGGCCGAGTCACGAAGTCCAGCTTTCCCGGACTCCTGATCGACAATGCGGCGCTCTTCAAGATTCTCTGCGGCGGCCAACGCCCGTTCGGCGGACAGCTGGTCGGCGCCGCTCCCGTGGACCCTGTTGAGCACCAGCCCGGCCAGCGGCATGCCCTCGGCAGCCAGCCGCTCCACGAAGTAGGCCGCCTCGCGCAGGGCGTCCGGCTCGGGCGCCGCGACCACCAGGAAGGCCGTACCGGGAGCCTGGAGCAGCTGGAAGGTCGCGTCCGCGCGGGTGCGGAACCCGCCGAACATCGTGTCCATCGCGGCCACGAAGGTCTGCACGTCCTTCAGCAGCGAGGCGCCCATCAGTTTGCTGAGGGTGCCCGTCATCATCGACATGCCGACATTGAGGAACTTCATCCCCGCCCGGCCGCCCACCTTCGCCGGAGCCATGAGCACCCGGATGAACTTCCCGTCCAGGAAGGACCCGAGCCGTTTCGGCGCGTCCAGGAAGTCCAGCGCGGACCGGCTCGGCGGGGTGTCGACGATGATCAGGTCCCAGTCGTCCCGGGCCCGCAATTGGCCCAGCTTCTCCATCGCCATGTACTCCTGCGTGCCCGCGAAGCCGGCCGACAGGGACTGGTAGAAGGGGTTCGCCAGGATGGCCCGGGCCCGCTCGCCGTCCGCGTGCGCCTCGACGATCTCGTCGAAGGTCCGCTTCATGTCCAGCATCATGGCGTGCAGTTGACCGCCGTCCGCGCCCACGCCCACGACCTCGCGCGGGGTGTTGTCCAGCGAGTCGATGCCCATCGACTGCGCGAGCCGCCGCGCCGGGTCGATGGTGAGCACGACCGCCTTCCGCCCGCGCTCTGCCGCCCGTACGCCCAGTGCCGCGGCCGTGGTGGTCTTGCCGACCCCGCCCGCCCCGCAGCACACGATGATCCGGTTCCCCGGGTCGTCCAGCAGCCGGTCGACCGCCAGCCACGGCGGAGTGTCCAGCCCCATGGTGTCCACCCCCTCGCTCATTCGGCCACCGACTGCTTGCGCAGGTCCTTGGCCAGCGCGTACAGCCCGGCCAGGTCCACCCCCGTGCCGAGCAGGGGGAGTTCGTACGTCGGCACCCGCAGCCCCTTCAGTACGGCGCGCTGCGCGCGCTCCAGCTCCACCCGGCTCGCGTGCTCCGCGGCCTGGTCGAGCAGCGGCTCCACCAGCCGTTCTGCCAGCCCGCCCCGCCGGGCCCCGCCGAGGCCCGCCCGGGACAGGGCCTTGGCCACCTCCGCGCGGTGGCCGTCGGCCGCGGCGCGCAGGGTGTCCTCGTCCAAGTGGTGCGGCCGGACCATGTTGACCACGACCCGACCCACCGGAAGCCCGGCCTCCGTCAGCTCCGCGATACCGTCCGCGGTCTCCTGGACGGGCATCTCCTCCAGCAGCGTGACCAGGTGGACGGCCGTCTCGGGGGACTTGAGCACCTTCATCACGGCCTGGGCCTGGTTGTGGATCGGCCCGAACCGGGCCAGCCCCGCCACCTCGTCGTTGACGTTCAGGAACCGGGTGATCCGCCCGGTCGGCGGCGCGTCCATGATCACGTGGTCGTAGACGAACCGTCCGGCCTTGTCCTTGCGCCGTACCGCCTCGCACGCCTTGCCGGTCAGCAGGACGTCCCGCAGCCCGGGCGCGATGGTCGTCGCGAAGTCGATGGCGCCGAGCTTCTTGAGGGCGCGTCCGGCCGAGCCGAGCTTGTAGAACATCTGGAGGTAGTCCAGCAGCGCCCGTTCGGCGTCGATGGCGAGCGCGAAGACCTCACCGCCCCCGCCGGGCGCCACGGCGATCTTCCGCTCCTCGTAGGGGAGTGCCTCGGCGCCGAAGAGCTGCGCGAGCCCCTGCCTGCCCTCGACCTCCACCAGTAGAGTCCGCCTGCCCTCGCGTGCGAGGGCGAGCGCGAGTGCCGCGGCGACCGTGGTCTTGCCGGTGCCGCCCTTG comes from Streptomyces sp. NBC_01408 and encodes:
- a CDS encoding transglycosylase domain-containing protein, whose translation is MGKKRSGGGLTGSQQAAKFLGVSVLSGVVLAGMAIPAAGALGLAAKGTVEGFDEIPANLKTPPLSQRTTILDAEGGLIATVYSRDRQVVPLTAISPYMQKAIVAIEDSRFYEHGAVDLKGILRAVNRNAQEGGAAQGASTLTQQYVKNVFVEEAGDDETKVREAQEKSLGRKIRELKYAIQVEEELGKKKILENYLNITFFGQQAYGIESAAQRYFSKPAKDLALEESALLAGLVQSPSRYDPVNDTQEAMKRRNLVLQRMADIKDVSQAEADAAKAKPVTLKVTKPKNGCITAVKGAGFFCDYVKNSFLTEAAFGKTREERAKVWNQGGLTVRTTLDPQSQDAANESIKDHVYQEDSISTAVTMVQPGTGRVLAMGQSKPYGFGKNETVINYSVDKRVGGSNFGFQVGSTFKPFIAAAALERGMPPTKVYGAPNKMDYPSPIPKCDGSQWVNLPENGKLATAENETEDEIGPYALRTAMEKSINTYFVEMIGEIGLCPVIEMTQKLGVVPAAGTKLPEAPSIALGSAELSPLTMANAYATFANRGVYCTPVAIESITDAHGKALAVPKSKCDRAMSQTTADTVNTLLRGVVDSGTGERAGLTDRDNAGKTGTTDSRHNAWFVGYTPNISGAVWVGSGGAKKISMENIEIGGKNYDKVFGGGLPGPIWKDAVTGALAGREAPVFTTVSIPDPVVPGAGSNGGRPTTSPSRPAKPGKPGGDGKPGGRPGGQTAAGTTVGATGGSTGGTGDDPEDPGQFPGFPGLIGGRDED
- a CDS encoding WhiB family transcriptional regulator yields the protein MGWVTDWSAQAACRTTDPDELFVQGAAQNRAKAVCTGCPVRTECLADALDNRVEFGVWGGMTERERRALLRRRPTVTSWRRLLETARTEYERSTGILTMDADTEVDVPYETYAAAG
- a CDS encoding ArsA family ATPase: MSEGVDTMGLDTPPWLAVDRLLDDPGNRIIVCCGAGGVGKTTTAAALGVRAAERGRKAVVLTIDPARRLAQSMGIDSLDNTPREVVGVGADGGQLHAMMLDMKRTFDEIVEAHADGERARAILANPFYQSLSAGFAGTQEYMAMEKLGQLRARDDWDLIIVDTPPSRSALDFLDAPKRLGSFLDGKFIRVLMAPAKVGGRAGMKFLNVGMSMMTGTLSKLMGASLLKDVQTFVAAMDTMFGGFRTRADATFQLLQAPGTAFLVVAAPEPDALREAAYFVERLAAEGMPLAGLVLNRVHGSGADQLSAERALAAAENLEERRIVDQESGKAGLRDSAAGSPETGSPSTEGLTADVDEITLDEITLNETALNETAVDAITAGLLRLHAERMQVIAREQRTRDRFTSLHPEVAVAAVAALPGDVHDLAGLRAIGERLAAGVPAGA
- a CDS encoding ArsA-related P-loop ATPase, which translates into the protein MSRLQVVSGKGGTGKTTVAAALALALAREGRRTLLVEVEGRQGLAQLFGAEALPYEERKIAVAPGGGGEVFALAIDAERALLDYLQMFYKLGSAGRALKKLGAIDFATTIAPGLRDVLLTGKACEAVRRKDKAGRFVYDHVIMDAPPTGRITRFLNVNDEVAGLARFGPIHNQAQAVMKVLKSPETAVHLVTLLEEMPVQETADGIAELTEAGLPVGRVVVNMVRPHHLDEDTLRAAADGHRAEVAKALSRAGLGGARRGGLAERLVEPLLDQAAEHASRVELERAQRAVLKGLRVPTYELPLLGTGVDLAGLYALAKDLRKQSVAE